The Vicia villosa cultivar HV-30 ecotype Madison, WI linkage group LG1, Vvil1.0, whole genome shotgun sequence genome includes a region encoding these proteins:
- the LOC131624262 gene encoding calcium-binding protein KRP1-like: protein MASSSSKKNGGSVVFEDFFPSMMEKLGSEGFMKELANGFNVLMDREKKVITFESLKKNSALLGLEGMSDDEITCMLREGDMDGDGALSEMEFCTLMFRLSPSLMNDTKQLLGEVIFNGN from the coding sequence ATGGCATCATCAAGTTCAAAGAAGAATGGTGGGTCGGTTGTGTTTGAGGATTTCTTCCCTTCAATGATGGAGAAGCTAGGAAGTGAAGGGTTTATGAAAGAGTTGGCAAATGGGTTCAATGTGTTGATGGATAGAGAGAAGAAAGTGATAACATTTGAGAGCTTGAAGAAGAACTCGGCATTGCTTGGGCTCGAAGGTATGAGTGATGATGAGATTACTTGCATGTTAAGAGAAGGTGATATGGATGGAGATGGAGCTCTTAGTGAAATGGAGTTTTGTACTCTCATGTTTAGGTTGAGTCCTTCTTTGATGAATGACACTAAGCAACTTTTGGGGGAAGTCATTTTCAATGGAAAttaa
- the LOC131624251 gene encoding OVARIAN TUMOR DOMAIN-containing deubiquitinating enzyme 1-like — translation MRNKEPVLDDGEVVYEDGPGCGWNDFEDEDVMQQTSSIHDDEAKKLPYVGDKEPLSSLAAEYQSGSPILLEKIKVLAEQYAAIRRTRGDGNCFFRGFMFSYLEHLLEAQDKAEIERIKANIERSRKALQTLGYAELTFEDFFTLFLEQLEDVIQGKETSISHEELVLRSRDQSVSDYVVMFFRFVTSAAIQNRSEFFEPFIMGLTNTSVEQFCKSAVEPMGEESDHVHITALSDALGVPIRVVYLDRSSCDTGGVSVNHHDFIPSAGDLPSSSGSSEKKNPFITLLYRPGHYDILYPK, via the exons ATGCGGAATAAAGAACCGGTGTTGGATGATGGGGAAGTGGTGTATGAGGATGGTCCGGGTTGTGGATGGAATGATTTTGAGGATGAGGATGTAATGCAGCAGACGTCTTCTATTCATGATGATGAAGCCAAGAAGCTTCCGTATGTGGGTGATAAG GAACCACTATCTAGCTTGGCTGCTGAATATCAATCAGGCAGTCCTATCTTACTGGAGAAAATCAAG GTGCTTGCTGAGCAATATGCTGCCATTCGGCGTACTCGGGGAGATGGAAACTGCTTCTTTCGAGGCTTTATGTTTTCATACCTT gAGCATCTTTTGGAAGCTCAAGACAAAGCAGAAATTGAACGCATCAAAGCCAATATTGAGAGAAGTAGAAAAGCACTTCAGACCTTGGGTTATGCAGAATtgacttttgaagatttttttacG CTATTCCTTGAGCAGCTGGAAGATGTAATTCAAGGGAAAGAGACTTCCATAAG TCATGAAGAGCTTGTGCTTAGAAGCCGAGATCAATCTGTATCTGATTATG TTGTTATGTTCTTCAGATTTGTTACTTCTGCTGCAATACAAAACCGCTCAGAATTTTTTGAACCTTTCATAATGGGTTTAACCAATACATCAGTTGAGCAG TTTTGCAAATCAGCTGTTGAACCAATGGGCGAAGAGAGCGACCATGTGCACATTACTGCCCTTTCAGATGCATTGGGTGTTCCCATCCGTGTTGTGTACCTCGACCGCAGCTCATGCGATACCGGCGGTGTCAGTGTAAATCATCATGATTTCATTCCATCTGCTGGTGATCTCCCAAGTTCAAGTGGTAGCTCTGAAAAGAAGAATCCCTTCATCACATTGCTATACCGTCCCGGTCACTATGATATCCTCTATCCAAAGTGA